The Erigeron canadensis isolate Cc75 chromosome 4, C_canadensis_v1, whole genome shotgun sequence genome window below encodes:
- the LOC122597784 gene encoding uncharacterized protein LOC122597784, producing MTTTTTTNQDKTRGFLPPPGNHPDHDHNKSPITSSISNDVVSCTTTQDSEQQHQQVVVAAASLSHAIFKLREAFATIPKSGNYQSDMITNYQEKTSTGKRNPIDHMTTLLSDDDSGISTGGPLIDDYQQQRTKKKKKTTSSKKPPLTGVKTVCNLDPSHQEMSPRIKRMKKMEEMVKEMENKCLEFKTECESQLTTTTKDSTLNINSSQEIVEQGDVKEESVRFKRQNDGSTSIRLSCSCGKSFEMLHNHSGSFYRLM from the exons ATGAcaaccacaaccaccaccaatcaAGATAAAACACGTGGCTTCTTGCCACCACCAGGAAACCACCCTGATCATGATCACAACAAATCTCCAATAACCTCATCCATTTCCAACGACGTCGTTTCCTGCACCACCACTCAAGATTCagaacaacaacaccaacaagTTGTTGTTGCTGCCGCCTCTCTTTCCCACGCAATCTTTAAACTCCGGGAAGCATTTGCCACCATTCCGAAAAGCGGAAATTATCAATCCGATATGATCACTAATTATCAAGAAAAAACCTCTACTGGAAAAAGAAACCCGATTGATCACATGACTACATTATTATCTGATGATGATTCCGGTATTTCAACTGGCGGCCCTCTTATTGATGATTATCAACAACAACGGacgaaaaagaagaagaaaacgaCGTCGTCCAAGAAGCCGCCGCTTACCGGAGTAAAAACCGTGTGTAATTTGGACCCATCTCATCAAGAGATGAGTCCCCGTATCAAG agaaTGAAGAAGATGGAAGAAATGGTGAAAGAGATGGAAAACAAGTGTTTGGAATTTAAGACTGAATGTGAATCTCAACTCACTACTACTACTAAAGATTCTACTCTTAACATTAACTCTTCTCAg GAAATCGTGGAGCAAGGCGACGTTAAAGAGGAAAGCGTGAGGTTCAAAAGACAGAACGACGGGAGTACCAGCATCCGGTTGAGTTGCTCATGTGGCAAATCCTTTGAAATGTTGCATAACCACAGTGGGTCTTTTTACAGGTTGATGTAG